The nucleotide window CATTGTCTTTCCAGTTCCGGGTGGACCAAATAACAATATACCCTTAGGTGGTCTAATTCCAAGCTTTTCAAACATTTCTGGAAATTTCAATGGCCACTCCACAGCCTCTCTTAATTGCTGTTTGGCTTCTTCCAGTCCTCCAATATCCTCCCATTTAACCTTCGGAACTTCAACGTATACTTCTCTAAGGAGTGTTGGTTGAATGAACTTCATGGCGTCAATGAAATCTTGCATTGTTACTTTCAATTCCTTTAAAACATCTACTGGTATTTGTTCTTGTTCTAGATTAATCTTGCGTTCATTTATAAATCTTCTCAATGCATTCATAGCTGCCTCTCTAGCCAGAGCTGCGAGATCAGCTCCAGTGTAACCGTGAGTCTGCTCAGAAATTTTATCTAAATCTACATCCTCAGCTAGAGGCATGTTTCTGGTATGTACTTGTAGAATCTCTTTTCTAGCCTTAGCATCGGGTGGTCTAATTTCTATTTCCCTATCAAATCTGCCAGGTCTTCTTAATGCAGGATCTACTGCATCTGGTCTATTAGTTGCTCCTATAACTATTACTTTTCCTCTTCCTTTAATTCCATCCATTAGAGTTAACAATTGCGCTACTACTCTTTTCTCTACTTCTCCAGTAACTTCTTCTCTCTTTGGTGCTATTGCATCAATTTCATCAATGAATATTATTGCTGGAGAATTCTTTTCTGCTTCCTCAAATATTTCTCTTAATCTTTGCTCACTTTCCCCATAGAATTTACTCATTATTTCTGGTCCATTAATTGAAGTGAAGTATGCACCTATCTCATTAGCCAGTGCTCTAGCCAATAAGGTTTTTCCAACTCCCGGTGGTCCATATAGTAGTACACCCTTTGGAGGTTCTATTCCTAGATGCTGGAAAACTTCTGGATGTCTCATTGGTAGTTCTACTATTTCTCTTATTTTCTCTTTTACATCTTCAAGATCGCCAATATCTTCCCAAGTTACCTTAGGTACTGCTGCAGACTCTTTTACTGGTTCTTGTCTTATCTCTAATGATGTCCTACCAGTAATCCTTACTGATTGTGAAGGCTGAGTCGAAACTACGACAAAATCTATTGAGCCAACATAAGTAGGTACAGAAATTGTTTCTCCTCTGCTTATCGGTTTATCCATTAACCAGTCTTTAACGTATTCTACGAAACTCTGACTAAAGGATATAGGTTGTGTTGGAGCTAAAACTACTTTAGTGGCATCTTGTACTTGTGCTCTCTTTACTGTAACTTCATCTCCAATACCCACTCCTATGGATCTTCTAATGTAACCATCTACTCTTATCTCATTGTCTGCAATTCCGTCTCCTATTAATGCTTGAGCTAACGCAGAACCAGAAGGTCCAATAATCTCTACATAGTCACCGTTTTCTATGCCTAGTCTGCTTATAGTGTAATCCGTTATTCTGGCGACTTTTCTCCCAACATCTCTTTGCCTAGCCTCTACCACTCTCAATTTCAATTGTTGGGACATATTATTCATCTTTCCGAAACGTTTAAAATAAGTCTTACTCATTAAAACTATACGAGATTGGGAAGTTGACAAGCATCAATAAAGTCCCACCCTCAATTTATACTAGGTCATGTCCCAATTGTGGAGGAAATATATCATCTCAGAGATTATTTAATGGTTCCGTATGCGAATCATGCCTAAAGGATGATAGAGAGTTTAGTAATTTATCTGATCTCATTAATATCCTTTCTGAAAATAGTAATTTGAAAAATCTTACTCAAATACGTGATGTATTAGAAGAGTACAAGAAAGTTGAAGAAATATTCGGTAAATTATTAAATAATTCAAAACCTATAGGTCCTCAAAGGTCGTGGACAATAAGGTTCTTAAGAGGAGAGAGTTTTGCAATCATAGCACCTCCCGGTTTAGGTAAAACGACCTTTGGTTTAATAATGTCCCTATATAATGCTACTCGTAATAGGAAATCTATCATCATTTTCCCAACGAGGACCTTAATCTCACAAACAGTAGATAAATTGGCAAAATTTTCTGAATTGTACTCATATTCGCCTAGGATACTTTATAATAAGCAATCTCCTACTCAGACTGAGAACATATTAGACCAACTTAAGAGTGGGAATTTTGACATATTCATTTCAACGAATAGATTTGTAATTCAGAATTTATCTGAGTTATCAAATATAAAGTTTGACTTCATTTTCGTAGATGATGTCGACGCTGCGTTAAAGTCTGGAAAAAGTGCTAAGGCGATACTTCGGTTGGTAGGATTTACTGATGAAGACATTCAAACGACCATGAAATTACTTAGAGAAAATATTGGGGAGGAGGAGAAGTTTGGAAAAATTCAAGAGATTAGAGAAAGTAGGTTAAAGGACAAGATAGTAATTTTCTCCTCTGCAACCATTAGTAGAGGAAATCCCATACTCTCATCGCTTATGGGTTTTAGACCCGGGAGTTCTGTGATATATCTAAGGAATATTTATGACTCTTATATTGATCTAACTCAAACTTGTAAAGGACAAGATTTTGAAGAGTGCACTCTTGGTACCGTTATCAAACTTCTTAAAAGACTTAATGATGGTACTTTGATTTTTGTACCCATAGATAAGGGTGCCCAATATGCAGACTATCTAGCTTCGAATTTGAGAGATCATGGGATAAATGTGGAATCTGTTGCATCATCTTCTATCTCCAAACTGGAGAAATTTGAAAGAGGTGAGGTAAGCTCTTTAGTCGGAGTGGCTACACATTACGGAGTTTTAGTGAGAGGAATAGACTTACCATGGAGGGTAAAATATTCAATATTTGTGGGGATACCAAAATTTAAGTTCAAAATTGGCGAATATATGCATCCATTAGCGTTAACCAGATTGCTAAGCTTAGTATACTTAGTGAAGAATGATGATAAAGTAAGGGGTCTACTTAGTTATATTCGTAAGAGGTTAAGAAAAATAAGCCCTGCGGCCTTAGCGATGTTAGCTAAGGATATAAGAGAGGGAAAGATCGATGATGAGAGGTTAAAGGAAGCATATAATTTAGTTAATGAGTATCTAAAAGATAATGAGTTTTTGAAAAAAGTAT belongs to Saccharolobus solfataricus and includes:
- a CDS encoding CDC48 family AAA ATPase encodes the protein MSKTYFKRFGKMNNMSQQLKLRVVEARQRDVGRKVARITDYTISRLGIENGDYVEIIGPSGSALAQALIGDGIADNEIRVDGYIRRSIGVGIGDEVTVKRAQVQDATKVVLAPTQPISFSQSFVEYVKDWLMDKPISRGETISVPTYVGSIDFVVVSTQPSQSVRITGRTSLEIRQEPVKESAAVPKVTWEDIGDLEDVKEKIREIVELPMRHPEVFQHLGIEPPKGVLLYGPPGVGKTLLARALANEIGAYFTSINGPEIMSKFYGESEQRLREIFEEAEKNSPAIIFIDEIDAIAPKREEVTGEVEKRVVAQLLTLMDGIKGRGKVIVIGATNRPDAVDPALRRPGRFDREIEIRPPDAKARKEILQVHTRNMPLAEDVDLDKISEQTHGYTGADLAALAREAAMNALRRFINERKINLEQEQIPVDVLKELKVTMQDFIDAMKFIQPTLLREVYVEVPKVKWEDIGGLEEAKQQLREAVEWPLKFPEMFEKLGIRPPKGILLFGPPGTGKTMLAKAVATESGANFIAVRGPEILSKWVGESEKAVREIFRRARQTAPCVIFFDEIDSIAPMRGFTHDSGVTERIVNQLLSEMDGIQSLNRVVVIAATNRPDILDPALLRPGRFDRLIYVPPPDEKARIEILKIYTRTLPIDSSVNLEELAKKLEGYTGADIEALARETTMKVLRQKYYDCLNKAKKECKDQECTDKTIKSCMSNLEIKITMQDFLDTMKIVTPSLTKADIMRYENMVKEIKRSVIG